A single Penaeus chinensis breed Huanghai No. 1 chromosome 7, ASM1920278v2, whole genome shotgun sequence DNA region contains:
- the LOC125027536 gene encoding 60S acidic ribosomal protein P1-like, protein MASNDELACVYAALILMDDEVPITVEKINTILKAASVTVEPYWPGLFAKAVSGLDIKALVSNVGSGVGSGGGGGGGAAPAAAASSAPAAEAKKEEKEEEAEESDDDMGFSLFG, encoded by the exons ATGGCTAGCAACGACGAATTGGCGTGTGTATACGCAGCCCTCATCCTCATGGACGATGAGGTGCCCATCACG GTGGAGAAGATCAACACCATCCTGAAGGCTGCCAGTGTCACTGTTGAGCCCTACTGGCCTGGTCTTTTTGCCAAGGCTGTATCTGGCCTTGACATCAAGGCTCTTGTTTCCAACGTTGGCTCTGGTgtaggaagtggtggtggtggtggtggtggtgctgcccCTGCAGCTGCTGCTTCCAGTG CACCTGCTGCTGAAgccaagaaggaagagaaggaagaagaggctgaGGAATCTGATGACGACATGGGCTTCA GTCTCTTCGGTTAA